The Lacipirellula parvula genome window below encodes:
- a CDS encoding cobalamin-independent methionine synthase II family protein, whose amino-acid sequence MGGSVLFPTSVVGSMPRPEYVKDLISDGFTGSPGDYHRWMEGAVRSVVALQECAGLDVVTDGEWWRKSYIGVIAELAHGFELSRNPADGRPWTIVVDKLSPKNPGFIAREAEFLSSITKRQIKATLPAPALLGERMWDAKLSAKAYPTRESFVEACVPILQRELELLQKQGASVVQIDDPHLCLFVDPEVRRQYENPDRAADFAVEMTNQVVSGVKDVHLAVHLCRRAGARGRGELQHSGGYDAIIPQLNRLQVQHLTMEFTAPGAGDMAVFGKLREDFEIGLGCVSCQPGCIDSADAIFDRVELALKHLAPERITLNPDCGFAPGSAAVVSIDEVYTKLKNQVAAARRLREKYA is encoded by the coding sequence ATGGGCGGGTCAGTATTGTTCCCCACGTCGGTCGTCGGTTCGATGCCGCGGCCCGAATACGTGAAGGATCTCATCTCGGACGGTTTCACCGGCTCGCCGGGCGACTACCACCGTTGGATGGAAGGGGCCGTGCGATCGGTCGTCGCGCTGCAAGAGTGCGCGGGCCTCGACGTGGTGACTGACGGCGAATGGTGGCGGAAGTCTTACATCGGCGTCATTGCGGAACTGGCCCACGGCTTCGAGCTGAGCCGCAATCCGGCCGACGGCCGGCCATGGACGATCGTGGTCGACAAACTGTCGCCGAAGAATCCAGGCTTCATCGCCCGCGAAGCGGAGTTCCTCAGTTCGATCACCAAACGACAAATTAAGGCGACGCTTCCCGCGCCCGCCCTGCTCGGCGAACGGATGTGGGACGCCAAGCTCTCCGCAAAGGCGTACCCGACGCGCGAGTCGTTCGTCGAAGCGTGCGTACCGATCTTGCAGCGCGAGCTCGAACTATTGCAGAAGCAAGGGGCGTCGGTAGTGCAAATCGACGATCCCCATTTGTGTCTGTTCGTCGATCCCGAGGTACGGCGGCAGTACGAGAATCCAGACCGCGCGGCCGACTTCGCCGTCGAGATGACAAACCAGGTGGTTTCAGGCGTAAAAGACGTTCATCTCGCGGTGCACCTATGCCGCCGCGCGGGTGCTCGCGGTCGCGGCGAGTTGCAGCACAGCGGCGGTTACGATGCGATCATCCCGCAGCTCAATCGGCTGCAAGTGCAACATCTCACGATGGAGTTTACCGCTCCCGGCGCAGGAGACATGGCCGTGTTTGGGAAACTGCGAGAAGATTTCGAGATCGGCCTGGGATGCGTGAGTTGCCAACCAGGTTGCATCGACTCGGCCGATGCGATTTTTGATCGCGTCGAGTTGGCGCTCAAGCATTTGGCGCCCGAGCGGATCACGCTCAATCCCGACTGCGGCTTTGCGCCGGGTTCGGCGGCGGTGGTCAGCATCGACGAGGTTTATACGAAGCTGAAGAACCAAGTCGCCGCCGCCCGGCGGCTCCGCGAGAAATACGCGTAG
- a CDS encoding OsmC family protein, protein MPARSATAVWNGDIMSGNGTMKLGTGAWEGPYSFKSRFEDGKGTNPEELIAAAHAGCFSMALSGALTKAGHPPEKIETSADVVLVKDGEGFKIPSIKLKTAVKVAGLDEAQFQAIAKAAKENCPVSKVLAAAEITLDAKLVN, encoded by the coding sequence ATGCCCGCACGCTCCGCCACCGCCGTTTGGAACGGCGATATTATGTCCGGCAATGGGACCATGAAGCTCGGGACCGGGGCCTGGGAAGGCCCCTACTCGTTCAAGTCTCGCTTTGAGGATGGAAAGGGCACGAATCCCGAAGAGTTGATCGCCGCCGCTCACGCCGGCTGCTTTTCGATGGCCCTTAGCGGGGCCCTCACGAAGGCAGGCCACCCGCCGGAGAAGATCGAAACGTCCGCCGACGTCGTCCTCGTGAAGGATGGCGAAGGGTTCAAGATTCCGAGCATCAAGCTTAAGACCGCCGTGAAGGTGGCGGGGCTTGATGAGGCACAGTTCCAGGCGATCGCCAAGGCAGCGAAGGAAAACTGCCCCGTTTCGAAGGTGCTCGCTGCGGCGGAGATTACGCTCGACGCGAAGTTGGTGAACTAG
- a CDS encoding Gfo/Idh/MocA family protein, whose amino-acid sequence MSADRSPAREGKSAVRFTRRDALRIGAAAMVAGPFLRTGRSFAAGPEQKARIASIGVGNKGWTDLLAVASAPGAEIVAICDIDSNFLGVAQEKFPPAQAFRDYRVLLDKMGNGIDGVLISTPDHMHGAIALAAMTLGKHVYVQKPLAHNLAELRAMCNAAAEQGVITQMGTQIHGDESYRTAAKMLRDGAIGKVSEVHCWIGRGLPLPAKERPANRVDKVPATVDWDLWQGVAPEEPYVEGFYHPFNWRMWRDYGGGVLGDMASHIFDPIFTGIDLKAPLTLRSGGPAHLRDTYATDTEVLYTFAGTPLTTGEVKFRWTNGTFKPDAEKAQLPDGVNLSASGSFTVGEKGVMVLPHWGMPTFYSNGKPMDLEIKSEGNVDHYHEWVEAIRGEGQTSTPFTFSGPLTEAVIAGTVAGAFPEETLKWDSAALKFDHDGANALVHRKYRDDWRPLGV is encoded by the coding sequence ATGTCGGCCGATCGCTCCCCCGCTCGTGAAGGCAAGTCTGCCGTTCGATTCACCCGCCGCGACGCCTTGCGAATTGGCGCCGCTGCGATGGTCGCCGGACCTTTCCTACGCACAGGCCGATCGTTCGCTGCCGGGCCGGAGCAAAAGGCTCGCATCGCGTCGATCGGCGTCGGCAACAAGGGGTGGACTGATCTGCTGGCGGTCGCGTCGGCCCCGGGCGCCGAAATCGTCGCCATCTGCGACATCGACTCCAACTTCCTCGGCGTCGCCCAAGAGAAGTTCCCGCCAGCTCAGGCCTTCCGCGACTACCGCGTGCTGCTCGACAAAATGGGCAACGGCATCGACGGCGTCTTGATCTCCACTCCCGATCACATGCACGGCGCCATCGCCCTGGCGGCGATGACGCTCGGCAAGCATGTCTACGTGCAGAAGCCGCTCGCCCACAACCTGGCTGAACTCCGCGCCATGTGCAACGCCGCGGCAGAACAGGGTGTGATCACCCAGATGGGAACGCAAATTCACGGCGACGAGTCGTATCGCACCGCGGCGAAGATGCTGCGCGACGGCGCCATCGGCAAGGTAAGCGAGGTCCATTGCTGGATAGGTCGCGGCTTGCCGTTGCCGGCGAAAGAGCGTCCCGCCAATCGGGTCGACAAGGTCCCCGCGACGGTCGATTGGGATCTCTGGCAAGGCGTCGCGCCTGAAGAGCCGTACGTCGAGGGATTCTACCATCCGTTCAACTGGCGGATGTGGCGCGACTACGGCGGCGGCGTTCTAGGAGACATGGCCAGCCATATCTTCGACCCGATCTTCACGGGGATTGATTTGAAGGCGCCACTCACGCTCCGTTCCGGCGGTCCAGCCCATCTGCGCGATACTTACGCCACAGACACCGAGGTTCTTTACACCTTCGCTGGCACGCCGTTAACCACTGGAGAGGTCAAATTCCGTTGGACGAACGGCACGTTCAAGCCCGACGCCGAGAAGGCGCAGCTTCCCGACGGCGTGAACCTGTCGGCCTCGGGGTCGTTCACCGTCGGCGAAAAGGGCGTGATGGTCCTGCCGCACTGGGGCATGCCGACCTTTTATTCCAACGGCAAGCCAATGGACTTGGAGATCAAGTCCGAGGGCAACGTCGACCACTACCATGAGTGGGTGGAGGCGATTCGCGGCGAAGGCCAGACGAGCACTCCCTTCACGTTTAGCGGCCCGCTGACCGAAGCGGTGATCGCGGGAACCGTCGCCGGCGCGTTCCCCGAAGAGACGTTGAAGTGGGACTCGGCGGCGCTAAAATTCGATCACGACGGCGCGAATGCCCTGGTCCACCGCAAGTACCGCGACGACTGGCGCCCGCTCGGCGTGTAG
- a CDS encoding HPF/RaiA family ribosome-associated protein — protein sequence MQVQVHTDNHVNGSAGLTSHVEDVVSAALSRFGNRVTRVEVHIGDENGHKGGNHDKRCAMEARLSHLQPIAVTATAPSVDAAIHAAAEKLLRTLSKSLNKKYDAKGRTSTAEFAAVQQVEEDVEEFALED from the coding sequence GTGCAAGTTCAAGTTCACACCGACAACCACGTCAATGGCAGCGCTGGATTGACCAGCCATGTAGAGGACGTCGTGTCGGCTGCGTTGAGTCGATTTGGGAACCGCGTCACTCGCGTCGAAGTGCACATTGGCGACGAGAATGGTCACAAGGGAGGCAATCACGACAAGCGTTGTGCGATGGAAGCTCGTCTCTCTCATTTGCAGCCAATCGCCGTGACAGCCACGGCGCCGAGCGTCGACGCCGCAATTCACGCGGCCGCTGAAAAGCTACTGCGGACGCTTAGCAAATCGCTAAATAAGAAGTACGACGCGAAGGGCCGTACATCGACGGCCGAGTTTGCCGCCGTGCAGCAGGTTGAAGAAGATGTTGAGGAGTTTGCCCTCGAAGATTAA
- a CDS encoding sulfatase-like hydrolase/transferase, with protein sequence MHRYSAFVTALALLLVLPSVVQSADRPPNIILIMADDLGYETIAANGGDSYKTPNIDRLAAEGVRFDDCYVQPVCTPTRVELMTGLSNVRNYIEFGVLDPEAKTFSQLFKQAGYATAIAGKWQLGRKPGLPQHFGFDESCLWQQTRRPLRYANPGLEYNNEERDFTNGEYGPDLINEFARDFITQHKDQPFLLYYPMLLTHDPYVPTPDSPDYNPHAKAEREDQAPRHFAEMVAYMDKEVGKIVAHVDELGIRDETIIIFLGDNGTGPWMTSQFKGKPYKGGKGTSTARGMHVPLIVNWPGHVPADKVNDDMISAVDFFPTLCAAAGISIPASLKLDGQSFWSQALGEAGTPREWRYSWFSSDGGENNKREFAMTKEYKLYRDGRLFDLGADPYEENKPLKQSALNDQQQGVVKQLQDVLASYKDARPAKLLKPGQPLKKRNAPQNPKASE encoded by the coding sequence ATGCATCGATATTCCGCATTTGTCACGGCGTTGGCCTTGCTGCTCGTGCTCCCATCGGTGGTGCAAAGCGCGGACCGCCCGCCGAATATTATTCTCATCATGGCCGACGATCTGGGCTACGAGACGATCGCGGCCAACGGCGGCGATTCTTACAAGACCCCGAATATCGATCGACTCGCTGCGGAAGGGGTGAGGTTCGACGATTGTTACGTCCAGCCCGTTTGCACGCCGACGCGCGTCGAGCTGATGACGGGGCTCTCGAATGTTCGCAACTACATCGAATTCGGCGTGCTCGATCCTGAAGCGAAGACGTTTTCGCAGTTGTTTAAACAAGCGGGCTACGCCACCGCGATCGCCGGCAAGTGGCAGCTGGGGCGGAAGCCTGGTTTGCCGCAACATTTTGGCTTTGACGAATCGTGCCTCTGGCAGCAAACGCGCCGGCCGCTGCGGTACGCGAATCCTGGGCTTGAGTACAACAACGAGGAACGCGATTTCACCAACGGCGAGTACGGACCTGATCTCATTAACGAGTTCGCGCGCGACTTCATCACGCAGCATAAGGACCAGCCGTTTCTACTCTATTACCCGATGTTGCTGACGCACGACCCGTACGTGCCGACGCCCGATAGCCCCGACTACAACCCGCACGCCAAGGCCGAACGCGAAGATCAAGCTCCGCGGCATTTCGCCGAGATGGTGGCGTACATGGACAAGGAAGTCGGCAAGATCGTCGCCCACGTCGACGAACTCGGCATTCGCGACGAGACGATCATCATCTTCCTCGGCGACAACGGTACCGGCCCGTGGATGACTTCGCAGTTCAAAGGGAAGCCGTACAAGGGCGGAAAAGGAACCAGCACCGCGCGCGGCATGCATGTGCCGCTCATCGTGAACTGGCCAGGCCACGTGCCGGCGGACAAGGTAAACGACGACATGATTTCAGCGGTCGACTTCTTTCCGACGCTGTGCGCGGCCGCGGGAATTTCCATTCCTGCATCACTGAAACTCGACGGCCAAAGCTTCTGGTCGCAGGCATTGGGCGAAGCGGGGACGCCGCGCGAGTGGCGGTACTCGTGGTTCTCCTCCGACGGCGGCGAGAACAACAAGCGGGAGTTTGCGATGACGAAAGAGTACAAGCTTTACCGCGACGGGCGTCTGTTCGATCTGGGGGCCGATCCCTACGAGGAGAATAAGCCGCTCAAGCAGTCGGCGCTGAACGACCAGCAGCAGGGAGTCGTCAAGCAGCTGCAAGACGTGCTGGCGTCGTACAAGGACGCACGCCCCGCGAAGTTATTGAAGCCGGGGCAGCCGCTGAAGAAGCGCAATGCGCCTCAGAATCCTAAAGCGAGCGAGTAA
- a CDS encoding efflux RND transporter periplasmic adaptor subunit, with amino-acid sequence MCSRSLWIGSALAALALAGCNNVANQMVKMPPPAVTVAKPVQREVVHQLEFTGNTRATEAVDVRARVNGYLQKIGFEDGAEVQEGDLLFVIEPAPFEAALDAAKAALQKADATLALANADLARTEPLVQRGASTAQELDIKKADVATAKADVASAKAALTQAELNLSYTQVKSPITGRVSRHMVDIGNLVQAETTILTRVEAFAPIHAYFAISEADVVELMQNTTGSSAKDLEASPLKLYLGLTGEKGFPHEGKLDFAEVGIDPQSGTQMRRGIFLNEDRKLVPGMFVRFRLPVGNPAPGLLVPDRAIATDQRGEYVLVVDDKDTVQYRPVKLGMRVADMRVVKEGVGADDWIVVNGLQRARPGATVKPEREGELPEAKQLDAANDPAVPAAEAQLTTTARPKASATGGN; translated from the coding sequence ATGTGTTCTCGTTCCTTGTGGATCGGCTCAGCCCTCGCCGCCCTGGCGCTGGCGGGCTGTAACAACGTCGCCAATCAAATGGTGAAGATGCCCCCGCCGGCCGTCACGGTTGCCAAGCCAGTGCAGCGGGAAGTCGTCCACCAGCTCGAGTTCACTGGCAACACTCGCGCCACCGAGGCCGTCGATGTCCGTGCTCGGGTCAACGGCTACCTGCAGAAGATCGGTTTCGAGGATGGCGCCGAAGTGCAGGAAGGCGACCTCCTATTCGTCATCGAGCCAGCGCCTTTCGAGGCCGCTCTCGACGCGGCGAAAGCCGCGTTGCAAAAGGCCGACGCGACGCTCGCGCTCGCCAATGCCGACCTCGCTCGTACCGAGCCGCTCGTCCAACGCGGCGCTTCCACGGCGCAGGAACTCGATATCAAGAAGGCCGACGTCGCCACCGCCAAGGCCGACGTCGCTTCGGCGAAGGCGGCGCTCACTCAGGCCGAACTCAATCTTTCTTACACGCAAGTAAAATCGCCGATCACCGGTCGCGTCTCGCGGCACATGGTGGACATCGGCAATCTCGTGCAAGCTGAAACGACGATCCTCACCCGCGTCGAAGCGTTCGCTCCCATCCACGCCTACTTCGCAATCAGCGAAGCCGACGTCGTGGAGCTGATGCAGAACACGACGGGTTCGAGTGCAAAAGACCTCGAAGCCAGTCCGCTCAAGCTCTACTTGGGGCTCACCGGCGAAAAGGGCTTTCCCCATGAGGGCAAGCTCGACTTCGCGGAAGTCGGCATCGACCCGCAATCGGGCACGCAAATGCGGCGCGGCATTTTCCTCAACGAAGACCGCAAGCTGGTCCCCGGCATGTTCGTGCGTTTCCGTCTGCCAGTCGGCAATCCTGCGCCGGGCTTGTTGGTTCCCGATCGCGCGATCGCGACCGATCAACGCGGCGAGTACGTGCTGGTCGTCGACGATAAAGACACCGTGCAGTACCGGCCGGTGAAGCTCGGCATGCGCGTCGCCGACATGCGAGTCGTCAAGGAAGGCGTTGGCGCCGACGATTGGATCGTCGTCAACGGCCTGCAACGGGCCCGTCCAGGCGCCACAGTGAAGCCGGAACGCGAAGGCGAACTCCCGGAAGCGAAGCAACTCGATGCGGCGAACGATCCGGCCGTCCCGGCTGCTGAAGCGCAGCTCACCACCACTGCCCGACCGAAGGCGTCGGCCACGGGGGGGAATTAA
- a CDS encoding efflux RND transporter permease subunit yields MLSRFFIDRPIFANVIAIVTMIMGGIAVFGLPIEQYPDVTPPTVMVNAVYPGANAQVVSDTVASPIEQSVNGVENMLYMSSVCSSDGTYALTVTFEIGTDLDQAQVLVQNLVAVAQPLTPEEVRRQGIVTKKQSTAIVIVVSLTSENDRYSSLFLSNYANLRMKDELSRVSGVGGVTIFGGNNYSMRVWLDPEKLKARNLTTQDVYASIQEQNVQVAAGQVGQPPSPNELDFQYIVSALGRLSTPEQFEDIVIKVSQDGRVTYLKDVARVELGAQSYDQYSEKGGVPSASMGIYQLPGANALSVAEGVRESVAKMKESFPEGMKVDFPLDTTAFVEASIESVYHTIIEAGVLVLVVILVFLQDWRAVLVPATTVPVTIIGAFAAMYVMGFSVNMLTLFGLVLAIGIVVDDAIVIVEAAAHHIENGLPPREATIRAMEQVLGPIIGITLVLMAVFLPTAFLGGITGQLYRQFALTIAATALISAINAVTLKPAQCATYLRKPAEKKNWFYRGFNYIYDKFERVYVAIVRILLRFRWVTMLAFIGLVAGTAYWYQQVPTGFLPIEDQGYIIASIQLPDASSQARTKEVTDKVNEILAKEPGIMTWFNIGGMSLMDGSAASNAATVFMRFEDWDKRQDPKLSLGGILTSLTGIPAKGIPGKFTHIREAQIFAFPPPAIRGLGFRSGFQMQVEDRTGVGLGELGAATARIVEAANGQSKLAGVNSSFRPGVPQLYVDIDRVKVKTLDLPLSSVFGALQTYLGSAYVNDFNKFGRTFQVRVQAEENFRLDPRDIERLEVRNMRGQMIPLGSVVKVTRSYGPQIIQRYNLYPTAAVRGEPAPGVSSGEALSLMEQIAKAELPDSMGYDWTGESFQEKRISGQAVWVFAFAVLLVYLVLAAQYESWILPAAVILVVPLGLLGSVAAVSFRGMDNNIYTQIGIVLIIALASKNAILIVEFARDLRKEGRSIYDAAVEAARLRFRPILMTSFAFILGVAPLVWATGAGAAGQQALGTAVFGGMITSTVLAVFFTPVFFLMLQGVSEWWKPMVAAEPAIHKFAGDDDDDHHHPRRKPLQTAGTH; encoded by the coding sequence GTGTTAAGCCGATTCTTCATTGATCGACCGATCTTCGCCAACGTCATCGCGATCGTCACGATGATCATGGGCGGCATCGCTGTGTTCGGATTGCCGATTGAGCAATACCCGGACGTCACGCCGCCGACCGTCATGGTGAACGCCGTCTACCCGGGCGCCAACGCTCAGGTCGTTTCCGACACCGTCGCCTCGCCGATCGAACAGTCGGTCAATGGCGTCGAAAACATGCTCTACATGTCGTCGGTCTGTTCCAGCGACGGCACTTACGCGCTCACGGTAACGTTCGAGATCGGCACCGATCTCGATCAGGCGCAGGTTCTTGTGCAGAACTTGGTCGCCGTCGCTCAGCCGCTGACGCCTGAAGAAGTCCGCCGGCAAGGCATCGTCACGAAGAAGCAGTCGACCGCGATCGTCATCGTGGTGAGCCTCACGTCAGAGAACGACCGCTACTCGTCGTTGTTCCTGTCGAACTACGCAAACTTGCGGATGAAGGACGAGCTCAGCCGCGTCTCCGGCGTGGGCGGCGTGACGATTTTCGGCGGCAATAATTACTCGATGCGCGTCTGGCTCGATCCCGAGAAGCTCAAGGCTCGCAACCTGACGACGCAAGACGTCTACGCATCGATCCAGGAGCAAAACGTTCAAGTGGCGGCGGGGCAAGTGGGGCAGCCCCCGTCGCCCAATGAACTCGACTTCCAGTACATCGTCTCGGCGCTCGGCCGTCTCAGCACGCCGGAGCAGTTTGAAGACATCGTCATCAAGGTGAGCCAGGATGGCCGGGTCACCTATTTGAAGGACGTGGCACGCGTCGAATTGGGCGCGCAAAGCTACGATCAATACTCGGAAAAGGGCGGCGTCCCCTCGGCGAGTATGGGCATCTATCAGCTGCCGGGCGCCAACGCGCTGTCGGTCGCTGAAGGCGTTCGCGAGTCGGTCGCGAAGATGAAGGAATCGTTCCCCGAGGGAATGAAGGTCGACTTCCCGCTTGATACCACCGCATTCGTCGAAGCGTCGATCGAATCGGTCTATCACACGATCATCGAAGCCGGCGTGCTCGTGCTGGTCGTGATTTTGGTCTTCCTCCAAGACTGGCGGGCCGTGCTCGTACCGGCCACTACAGTGCCGGTCACCATCATCGGCGCCTTCGCCGCTATGTACGTGATGGGCTTCTCGGTGAACATGCTTACGCTGTTCGGCTTGGTGCTGGCGATCGGCATCGTGGTCGACGACGCCATCGTCATCGTCGAGGCCGCCGCGCACCATATCGAGAATGGCCTGCCGCCCCGCGAGGCGACGATTCGCGCCATGGAGCAAGTGCTGGGGCCGATCATCGGCATCACGCTCGTGCTGATGGCGGTGTTTCTCCCGACTGCGTTCCTTGGCGGCATCACCGGCCAGCTCTACCGGCAGTTCGCACTCACCATCGCCGCTACCGCCCTGATCAGCGCCATCAACGCGGTGACGCTCAAGCCGGCCCAGTGCGCCACGTACCTCCGCAAACCGGCGGAGAAGAAAAACTGGTTCTACCGCGGCTTTAACTACATCTACGATAAGTTCGAGCGCGTTTACGTCGCCATCGTTCGTATTCTGCTGCGTTTCCGTTGGGTGACGATGCTCGCGTTCATCGGCTTAGTCGCGGGCACGGCGTATTGGTATCAGCAAGTGCCGACCGGCTTCTTGCCGATCGAGGATCAAGGCTACATCATCGCCAGTATTCAGCTTCCCGATGCCTCGTCGCAAGCGCGGACCAAGGAAGTGACTGACAAAGTCAACGAGATTCTTGCCAAAGAGCCGGGCATCATGACCTGGTTCAACATCGGCGGTATGTCGCTCATGGACGGGAGCGCCGCCTCGAATGCTGCCACCGTCTTCATGCGTTTCGAAGATTGGGACAAACGGCAAGACCCCAAGCTCAGTTTGGGCGGTATTCTAACGAGCCTGACTGGCATTCCTGCGAAGGGGATTCCAGGAAAGTTCACACACATTCGCGAAGCCCAAATCTTCGCCTTCCCGCCGCCGGCCATTCGCGGTCTCGGTTTCCGCAGCGGTTTCCAGATGCAAGTCGAAGATCGCACAGGCGTCGGCCTGGGCGAACTCGGCGCCGCGACGGCCCGCATCGTCGAAGCCGCCAACGGCCAGTCGAAGCTTGCCGGCGTCAACAGCTCCTTCCGCCCGGGCGTGCCGCAGCTTTACGTCGACATCGACCGCGTGAAGGTGAAGACGCTCGATCTGCCGCTGTCGTCGGTGTTCGGCGCCTTGCAGACCTACCTCGGTTCAGCCTATGTGAACGACTTCAACAAGTTCGGTCGTACCTTCCAGGTCCGCGTCCAAGCCGAAGAAAACTTCCGCCTCGACCCGCGCGACATCGAACGCCTTGAAGTCCGCAACATGCGCGGCCAGATGATCCCGCTCGGTTCAGTGGTGAAGGTGACCCGTTCGTACGGCCCGCAGATCATTCAGCGGTATAACCTCTATCCGACGGCAGCCGTTCGCGGCGAGCCGGCGCCGGGCGTCAGCTCGGGCGAGGCGTTGTCGCTGATGGAGCAAATCGCCAAGGCTGAACTGCCCGACTCGATGGGCTACGACTGGACCGGCGAATCGTTCCAAGAGAAGCGGATCAGCGGCCAAGCCGTCTGGGTTTTCGCCTTCGCCGTGCTGCTGGTGTACCTCGTCCTTGCCGCTCAGTACGAAAGCTGGATCTTGCCGGCGGCGGTCATTCTGGTGGTGCCGCTCGGTTTGCTCGGCTCGGTCGCGGCCGTCTCGTTCCGCGGCATGGATAACAACATTTACACGCAGATCGGCATCGTGCTCATCATCGCACTGGCGAGCAAGAACGCGATTCTGATCGTCGAGTTCGCCCGCGACCTTCGTAAGGAGGGCCGGTCGATTTACGACGCTGCGGTCGAAGCGGCCCGGTTGCGGTTCCGTCCGATTCTGATGACCTCGTTCGCGTTCATCCTCGGCGTGGCCCCGCTCGTGTGGGCCACCGGGGCGGGCGCCGCGGGCCAGCAGGCGCTCGGCACGGCGGTGTTCGGCGGCATGATCACGTCGACGGTCCTCGCGGTCTTCTTCACTCCGGTCTTCTTCCTGATGTTGCAGGGAGTGTCGGAATGGTGGAAGCCGATGGTCGCCGCGGAACCGGCGATCCACAAGTTCGCCGGCGACGACGATGACGATCACCATCACCCCCGCCGCAAACCGCTGCAAACCGCCGGCACGCACTAG
- a CDS encoding NTP transferase domain-containing protein, with protein sequence MRAIIIGAGRGSRLMPTTADAPKCFAEVGGMRIIDWAVEAFRQNGVTDVAYIGGYQIEKLRAAYPEFDFRHNHAWEQNNILASLFFAEDLMDEPFICSYSDILYRPSVIEGLLASRDDMTLSIDTKWLNRYGERTEHPSDDAEKATVAGGLVTRVDRKIPEGEAYGEFTGVAKFTAAGAQRLKQHYHAAREQFAVGEFRDGRTFEKAYLIQLFQSMIEAGEQFGHTDTPGGYIEIDTQQDFDFARRNWASGGV encoded by the coding sequence ATGCGTGCCATTATCATCGGCGCCGGCCGGGGCAGCCGGTTGATGCCGACCACTGCCGACGCTCCCAAGTGCTTTGCCGAAGTCGGCGGCATGCGCATTATCGACTGGGCAGTCGAAGCTTTTCGACAGAACGGCGTCACCGACGTCGCGTACATTGGCGGCTACCAAATCGAGAAACTCCGCGCCGCGTATCCCGAGTTCGACTTTCGTCACAACCACGCCTGGGAGCAGAACAACATTCTCGCCTCGCTCTTCTTCGCCGAAGACCTCATGGACGAGCCGTTCATCTGCAGCTACTCCGATATTTTGTATCGCCCCTCGGTGATCGAGGGCCTGCTCGCTAGTCGCGATGACATGACGCTGTCGATCGATACTAAGTGGCTGAACCGCTACGGCGAACGGACCGAGCACCCGTCGGACGATGCCGAAAAGGCAACGGTCGCCGGCGGGTTGGTCACGCGAGTTGATCGCAAGATCCCCGAAGGCGAAGCCTACGGCGAGTTCACCGGCGTGGCGAAGTTCACTGCTGCAGGCGCTCAGCGATTGAAGCAGCATTACCACGCAGCGCGCGAACAATTCGCCGTGGGCGAATTCCGCGACGGCCGCACATTCGAGAAGGCGTACCTCATTCAGCTGTTCCAGTCGATGATCGAAGCGGGCGAGCAGTTTGGCCACACCGATACGCCCGGCGGATATATCGAGATCGACACGCAACAAGACTTTGATTTCGCCCGCCGCAACTGGGCTAGCGGCGGGGTCTAG
- a CDS encoding TetR/AcrR family transcriptional regulator, whose protein sequence is MDTESLAPERRETPHAERSLEILDAAIVTFAANGYNSTDVQEIADRVGIGKGTVYRHFGNKEALFLAAVAHARDQMIVAVDASKKSGLPPLQEMRACINDILRFFDSRPEVVELIIEERSLFRNRRPSLFFEHDEKRKAEWAVRLQELIDAGEIRPIPVAEIQDTLSRFVFGAMFFNYFEGQSKGPLSERSAAMIDILFNGLAVQK, encoded by the coding sequence ATGGATACAGAGTCCCTCGCCCCTGAACGCCGCGAAACGCCGCACGCTGAACGCTCGCTCGAGATTCTCGACGCGGCGATCGTGACGTTTGCCGCCAACGGTTACAACTCGACCGACGTGCAGGAGATCGCCGATCGCGTCGGCATCGGCAAGGGAACGGTCTACCGTCACTTCGGTAATAAGGAGGCGTTGTTCCTCGCCGCTGTGGCGCATGCCCGCGATCAGATGATCGTGGCCGTCGATGCGTCGAAGAAGTCAGGCCTGCCGCCGCTGCAAGAAATGCGGGCGTGCATCAACGACATTTTGCGATTCTTCGACTCGCGGCCTGAAGTCGTGGAATTGATCATCGAAGAGCGGTCGCTGTTCCGCAATCGCCGGCCGTCGCTCTTCTTTGAGCATGACGAAAAGCGAAAGGCTGAATGGGCGGTGCGGCTGCAGGAGCTGATCGACGCGGGCGAGATCCGGCCGATCCCAGTCGCGGAGATTCAAGACACGCTGTCGCGGTTCGTCTTCGGAGCGATGTTCTTCAACTACTTCGAAGGCCAAAGCAAGGGCCCGCTGTCGGAGCGGTCGGCGGCGATGATTGATATTCTGTTCAATGGCTTGGCGGTGCAGAAGTAA